A genomic segment from Rickettsiella endosymbiont of Miltochrista miniata encodes:
- the dksA gene encoding RNA polymerase-binding protein DksA, which produces MAEHKKPKKESKKQRSLPETRLELTSINSEIDLNIAPYKERPGEDYMSSSQQAYFRRLLLQRKRVLLEDMGRTVHHLQDEGTSLPDISDRATQEEEFNLELRARDRERKLIKKIEDALQQLDEGHYGFCNSCGVEIGIRRLEARPTANLCIDCKTLDEIREKQTGG; this is translated from the coding sequence ATGGCAGAACATAAAAAACCTAAGAAAGAATCTAAAAAACAACGTTCTTTACCAGAAACAAGGCTAGAATTGACTTCTATTAATTCGGAAATCGATTTAAATATAGCGCCTTATAAGGAACGTCCTGGGGAAGACTATATGAGCTCGAGCCAGCAGGCGTATTTTCGCCGTTTATTATTACAGCGAAAACGCGTGTTGTTGGAAGATATGGGTCGAACCGTACATCATCTACAAGATGAGGGTACTTCTTTACCTGATATTAGCGATCGCGCGACTCAGGAAGAGGAATTTAATCTAGAACTACGTGCACGCGACCGTGAACGTAAGCTCATTAAAAAAATTGAGGATGCCTTACAGCAACTCGATGAAGGTCACTATGGCTTCTGTAATTCTTGTGGCGTTGAAATTGGTATTCGCCGCTTAGAAGCTCGTCCTACCGCCAATCTTTGTATCGATTGTAAAACGTTGGATGAAATTCGAGAAAAACAAACGGGTGGTTGA
- the pncA gene encoding bifunctional nicotinamidase/pyrazinamidase — protein sequence MKRALILVDLQNDFMPGGSLAVENADEVIPVANRVQQHFKYVIATQDWHPEDHSCFADNHTGRFPGEFIQQAGLSQMLWPVHCVQNTKGAEFVKNLKLDHIIKVFRKGSDPEVDSYSGFFENDHQKQTGLAEFLKELQITEVYIMGVATDYCVKYTVLDACKLGFKTYLIEDGCRAVNVNPEDGRLAISEMKTIGVKIIQSDEVE from the coding sequence ATGAAAAGAGCCTTGATCTTAGTGGATTTACAAAATGATTTTATGCCTGGAGGTTCATTAGCGGTGGAAAATGCTGATGAAGTGATTCCAGTGGCTAATCGCGTTCAGCAACATTTTAAATATGTTATCGCCACACAGGATTGGCATCCCGAAGATCACTCTTGTTTTGCTGACAATCATACAGGTCGTTTTCCTGGAGAGTTTATTCAACAAGCCGGGTTGTCACAAATGTTATGGCCTGTCCATTGCGTACAAAATACCAAAGGTGCCGAGTTTGTAAAAAATCTTAAATTAGATCACATTATCAAAGTATTTCGCAAAGGTAGTGATCCAGAAGTTGATAGTTACAGTGGTTTTTTTGAAAATGATCATCAAAAACAAACCGGTTTAGCTGAATTTCTCAAAGAATTACAGATTACTGAAGTGTATATTATGGGTGTGGCCACAGATTATTGCGTTAAATATACGGTATTAGATGCCTGCAAATTAGGTTTTAAAACTTATTTGATTGAAGATGGATGTCGAGCGGTGAATGTCAATCCAGAAGATGGACGGCTAGCTATTTCTGAAATGAAAACTATCGGCGTAAAAATCATTCAAAGCGATGAAGTAGAATGA
- the epmA gene encoding EF-P lysine aminoacylase EpmA — translation MIFFAECQVLEVETPLLSQATVTDPHLHSFQTPYCLDNNEHHLTLYLQTSPEFAMKRLLAAGSGPIYQISKAFRNQGESGRYHNPEFSLLEWYRPGYDHHQLMDEVEALLKKLLACEPAQRFSYTQIFQRYLQCDPHRLSLKDLKQLVLRLGLGTENLGLNNIADYLNFLMSHVIEPQLPKQLVFIYDYPVTLAALAKIRGDTTSVAERFEVYLNGIELANGFHELSDANEQRLRFQNDLSTRAKHGYSPVPIDEYLLAALTHGLPECSGVALGIDRLLMLMAKMDEVAEVISFPIQRA, via the coding sequence GTGATTTTTTTTGCCGAATGCCAAGTATTAGAAGTAGAAACTCCCTTACTCAGTCAGGCTACTGTCACCGATCCTCATTTACATAGTTTTCAAACGCCCTATTGTTTGGACAATAACGAACACCACCTAACGCTTTATCTGCAAACTTCTCCTGAATTTGCGATGAAACGTTTATTGGCAGCTGGATCAGGACCCATTTATCAAATTTCCAAAGCATTTCGTAACCAAGGAGAATCGGGACGTTATCACAATCCTGAATTTAGCTTATTAGAATGGTATCGACCTGGCTATGATCATCATCAATTAATGGACGAAGTAGAAGCCTTATTAAAAAAATTATTAGCCTGTGAACCCGCACAGCGTTTTAGTTATACGCAAATTTTTCAACGTTATTTGCAGTGTGATCCACATCGACTGTCACTTAAAGATTTAAAACAGCTTGTTCTTCGTTTAGGTCTAGGCACTGAAAATTTAGGTCTAAACAACATTGCAGATTATTTAAATTTCTTAATGTCTCATGTCATCGAACCACAGTTACCTAAACAATTAGTTTTTATTTATGATTACCCGGTTACTTTAGCGGCTTTAGCTAAAATACGTGGCGATACAACATCTGTGGCAGAACGTTTTGAGGTTTATCTAAACGGTATCGAACTTGCCAATGGGTTTCATGAATTAAGTGATGCCAACGAACAACGACTACGTTTTCAGAATGATCTCAGCACACGTGCTAAGCACGGCTATTCACCCGTACCCATCGATGAATATTTATTAGCGGCTTTGACGCACGGGCTTCCTGAATGCTCAGGCGTAGCTTTAGGTATTGATCGTCTATTAATGCTCATGGCAAAAATGGATGAGGTAGCGGAAGTCATCAGCTTTCCCATCCAACGCGCTTAA
- a CDS encoding nicotinate phosphoribosyltransferase: MQNSLTQLYKSSLVLLTDFYQLTMAYGYWKAGIHERDAVFYHSFRQAPFNGRYVICAGLGTLIDYLLNFKFTEDDIDYLAGLTDTQGKVLFPADFLNYLQQIKFCCDIDAVEEGSVVFPQEPLIRVKGPLLQCQLLESILLNIINFQSLIATSAARLLQATRGEPVLEFGLRRAQGFDGALMASRAAYIGGCSATSNVLAGKLLDIPVRGTHAHSWVLSFANELEAFRAYAQTFPDRCIFLVDTYNTLAGVKNAIKVAEELKPSGFKLAGIRLDSGDLAYLSQQARQLLDAAGYHDAVIVGSNDLNPLVITSLKEQGASINVWGVGTHLITAYEQPALEGVYKLSAIKSAQGEWENKLKLSEQTIKISTPGILSVRRYYADKVDGLAMADAIYDEKLGISVDNITIIDPIDPTKRRSIPAATPYRDLLTPIFRLGKLVYKVPSLKSSQEKTHQELEQFHESIRRLLNPHAYPVGLEENLYHLKLARILKAKSSVQ; encoded by the coding sequence ATGCAAAACTCATTAACACAACTCTATAAATCTTCTTTAGTGTTATTAACCGATTTCTACCAGTTGACCATGGCCTACGGCTATTGGAAAGCGGGGATACACGAACGTGACGCCGTTTTTTATCATAGCTTTCGGCAAGCACCCTTTAATGGTAGGTATGTTATTTGTGCAGGTTTAGGCACATTGATTGATTATCTTTTGAATTTTAAATTTACCGAAGACGATATCGATTATTTAGCTGGATTGACCGATACACAAGGTAAAGTTTTATTTCCTGCCGATTTTTTAAATTATTTACAACAAATAAAATTTTGTTGTGATATCGATGCCGTTGAGGAAGGATCCGTGGTTTTTCCTCAAGAACCTTTAATCCGTGTTAAAGGACCTTTATTACAATGTCAGTTATTAGAAAGTATTTTACTGAATATTATTAATTTTCAGAGTCTCATTGCCACTAGCGCCGCGCGCCTGTTGCAAGCCACACGGGGTGAGCCGGTATTAGAATTTGGATTACGTCGTGCTCAAGGTTTTGATGGCGCCTTAATGGCGAGCCGCGCCGCTTATATTGGTGGTTGTTCTGCTACGTCTAATGTATTAGCTGGAAAATTACTTGATATTCCGGTACGTGGAACACATGCACATAGTTGGGTGCTAAGTTTTGCTAACGAACTAGAAGCTTTTCGCGCCTATGCACAAACCTTTCCCGATCGCTGTATTTTTTTAGTGGATACCTATAACACGCTCGCAGGCGTTAAAAATGCGATCAAAGTTGCCGAAGAATTAAAACCCAGTGGTTTTAAATTAGCAGGGATACGTTTGGATTCCGGTGATTTAGCTTATTTAAGTCAACAAGCGCGACAACTTTTAGATGCGGCGGGTTACCATGATGCGGTCATTGTCGGTAGCAACGATCTGAATCCGTTAGTGATTACCAGTTTGAAAGAGCAAGGCGCCAGTATTAATGTATGGGGCGTAGGCACGCATTTAATTACTGCGTATGAACAGCCAGCGCTCGAAGGTGTCTACAAACTTAGTGCGATTAAGTCTGCACAGGGTGAATGGGAAAACAAGCTTAAGTTATCGGAACAAACCATTAAAATTTCCACTCCTGGGATTTTATCCGTGCGGCGTTATTATGCTGATAAAGTGGATGGTTTAGCGATGGCTGATGCTATTTATGATGAAAAATTAGGAATTTCAGTCGATAATATCACGATTATTGATCCTATCGATCCGACCAAACGGCGCTCTATTCCTGCAGCAACACCATACCGCGATTTATTAACCCCGATTTTTCGCTTAGGGAAATTAGTTTATAAAGTACCTTCATTAAAATCCAGCCAAGAAAAAACTCATCAGGAATTAGAGCAATTTCATGAAAGTATTCGCCGCCTATTAAATCCCCATGCTTATCCAGTCGGTTTAGAAGAAAATCTATATCATTTAAAATTAGCTCGTATTTTAAAAGCAAAATCTTCTGTACAGTAA
- a CDS encoding pentapeptide repeat-containing protein, with amino-acid sequence MPKDPLLSADFFSLHLLSDDEIRLAVEELNRLEQLIKQKLYPYLTADQPPTYYQGGRNLNDLNKFVYQDETSSLHSDKFKLLQVELKLSVTHIQLWAVSHKLEGGETLSVFLKKLEQPSDNMALLYGDGKLLLEKIAVLLDEPLIKLEERKKIIINLLADKELEKCIAGCYSRISSAALQLQENLEGDLQIKQWLRAYAKTMASHVAAKRPFAMPDTYQVMVCKASDSAVDQNLLHANNYLLMQAKERGFPIDSQRDQGAIELGNGLSALSKKAIVDLYIKDLEQHITAKNLVGYISEKLHTSFTQILSEDSDYADKSTRILNKLNLLGVDDWFKTNKVGLEEILTDSGELKTVDALQITVTQRLLARKLLKAYEAKRINLNRGGSLEYYEFNSEIGFTWFWVGNQRVSIIELIKADRLPTLIPLTHLQENQRRINIIRIIHDFIKDIDGLISVIKNLPAAYGDFFTDSLSLRRIVTLCKNKDSVRLFIELLTHIPDQAKRSVFLAECDTAFVQRMLYHALNKADIKHVLPGLAVNYLKEDYNAMSKQEALSVTKGLISTLLDNEFNSFSNLNFIKLPHAYLEGLDFSNVIIKFTKFYQSIRHCKFDRADMEGVSFFAELEHISFKNTDIRKVNFNKPFSTPYSNIDLENALLSTESFKGLRSAYVVDFVGSNLQEVNFQDEFVKPRLRFLDFTNANLGSCDLSKLELQGVTLWEANLARANLVGTNLNQIAINPHTNLEASQFDLVTVDYLYKRGIKNFASCKIYIEKRPEDPYEFYSFHQMNFKKTEFIGEILYINFIKSDLSAALFTPKIVTQHASNMKLSIAIKESQLDSATFRHVKFSSDSILLRPAFSQLNFDQVEMSANFLFALYDSGQRDFTGIKALQGPIPQKLVALPVLGAKLKKESFLHLYRQGLRDFRGSNLNSFYLSQVLTEQAISAIDLKLEGAEYKQSPLSCVSGTRHRRSILSNPFCTIHFLFQKTYIEKRISVTDIEAFAVPSRERFSIKELVLGPKPLYILSDEVNEVNFYWGYRPDEDVFIKLDSFTKKSITAFEVSERKNINLRFHFSKIFSDATPLSEFADNIGRLGFSDVKLNYYNQHTQLSRVELINGRPTITTLSMTQHQILHTEKFRGLLKDVKLNTRKAYDREEDRARLRSINSEVRRKLGSGLRTGVRNGAHYELGAAIIYFIGEAINNPKTADIQFIDAENKTVLKLLAYHLAQEVGQERGADERQINLTTIAAEQCIDRGECSTEKQVIHDVVDSMQRIRPDLMIGNEYGWNITKEFFVNIGSYVSEKFDELKIFFTTTPNRSLPTDPSYWGPPTGVIQLPRIQKRSLYNWYESPLLLRLIKNIESVFGGFEFDLQQDEYFSEAKLAGYLSELWQALASCGVSNNVTEEFTLSLLAKLENTSFLESLLISSPGACVTEMEFTTATEIPLAATFSAKSRRRQVRDISITDKFDFVKQEIETDDAILDLADDYLLQYESRKKQPKENNHRQKNISVSSLNRQQRLSENNNRHMVEHEKKYKQKIKLDPKPNSLNKYDNKNYQQYKPAFLSPFKFLKQPLLDIKIQTPAFKNNQLSPLGIEGRHSKRQLKQANGNYPLLQREHAFFRPKHSGITEVTARSELHTSLFALNFCIKCLNKEKNSFYANRVKVSKLVKLEKMQERKIEIQRNFYKTSFSKK; translated from the coding sequence ATGCCAAAAGATCCTTTGTTAAGCGCAGATTTTTTTTCACTGCATTTATTATCTGACGATGAAATTAGGCTTGCTGTCGAGGAATTAAATCGACTAGAGCAATTAATTAAACAAAAACTCTATCCGTATTTAACGGCTGATCAACCACCGACTTATTATCAAGGTGGTCGCAACTTAAACGATTTAAACAAATTTGTTTATCAAGATGAAACAAGTAGTCTGCATAGTGATAAGTTTAAACTTTTGCAAGTAGAACTAAAGCTGAGTGTCACGCATATTCAGTTATGGGCCGTCAGTCATAAACTTGAAGGGGGTGAAACTTTATCGGTTTTTTTAAAAAAACTAGAGCAACCTAGCGATAATATGGCTTTACTTTATGGCGATGGAAAACTATTGCTAGAAAAAATAGCGGTGCTATTAGATGAGCCACTGATTAAATTAGAAGAACGAAAAAAAATTATCATTAATTTACTAGCGGATAAAGAATTAGAAAAATGTATTGCCGGTTGTTATTCACGTATTAGCAGTGCCGCTTTGCAATTACAAGAAAATTTAGAAGGAGATTTACAGATTAAGCAATGGTTACGCGCTTATGCTAAGACTATGGCAAGCCATGTCGCCGCAAAACGTCCGTTTGCCATGCCAGATACGTATCAAGTTATGGTATGCAAAGCGTCGGATAGTGCTGTCGATCAGAATCTATTGCATGCGAATAATTATTTATTGATGCAAGCCAAGGAACGTGGATTTCCGATTGATAGTCAACGCGATCAAGGGGCGATTGAACTAGGAAATGGTCTCAGTGCATTAAGTAAAAAGGCCATTGTCGATTTATATATCAAGGACCTGGAACAACATATCACCGCGAAAAATTTAGTTGGTTATATCAGCGAAAAATTACATACTAGTTTTACACAAATACTGTCCGAAGATAGTGATTACGCCGATAAATCCACACGTATTCTGAATAAATTGAATCTATTAGGGGTAGATGATTGGTTTAAAACCAATAAAGTAGGATTAGAAGAGATTTTAACTGACAGTGGCGAATTGAAAACGGTCGATGCCTTACAAATAACCGTTACACAGCGGTTACTGGCTAGAAAATTATTAAAAGCTTACGAAGCAAAAAGAATAAACTTAAATAGAGGAGGGTCGCTGGAATATTATGAGTTTAATTCTGAAATAGGCTTTACTTGGTTTTGGGTAGGCAATCAAAGAGTATCGATAATTGAGCTTATCAAAGCAGATCGTTTACCTACACTTATTCCTTTAACGCATCTGCAAGAAAACCAGCGTCGTATTAATATTATTCGAATAATCCATGATTTTATTAAAGACATCGATGGTTTAATTAGCGTAATAAAAAATCTTCCTGCCGCTTACGGTGATTTTTTTACCGATTCTTTATCATTACGGCGAATAGTAACTCTTTGTAAAAATAAGGATTCAGTTAGACTTTTTATAGAATTATTAACCCATATACCTGACCAGGCAAAACGCAGCGTATTTCTTGCAGAATGTGATACAGCGTTTGTGCAAAGGATGTTATATCACGCTTTAAACAAAGCAGATATTAAACATGTGCTGCCTGGGTTAGCGGTTAATTATTTAAAGGAAGATTATAACGCGATGAGCAAGCAAGAGGCGTTAAGTGTTACCAAAGGCTTGATTTCGACGCTGCTTGACAATGAATTTAACAGTTTTTCAAATCTTAATTTTATTAAATTGCCACACGCCTATTTAGAAGGGCTAGACTTTTCTAATGTCATTATTAAATTTACGAAATTTTATCAGTCTATTCGTCATTGCAAATTTGATCGGGCTGATATGGAAGGAGTTAGTTTTTTTGCAGAGTTAGAACATATATCATTTAAAAATACCGATATTAGAAAAGTTAATTTTAATAAACCTTTTAGCACGCCTTACTCAAACATTGATTTAGAAAATGCCCTGTTATCGACTGAATCATTTAAAGGGTTAAGATCCGCTTATGTCGTGGATTTTGTCGGATCAAATTTGCAAGAGGTTAATTTTCAAGATGAATTTGTTAAACCTCGTTTGCGATTTCTCGATTTTACTAATGCTAATTTAGGGTCCTGTGATTTAAGTAAACTTGAATTGCAAGGGGTTACTTTATGGGAAGCTAATTTAGCCCGGGCAAATCTTGTCGGCACAAATTTAAATCAAATCGCTATTAATCCTCACACTAATCTAGAAGCGAGCCAATTCGATCTGGTTACCGTTGATTACTTATATAAAAGAGGGATTAAGAATTTTGCCAGCTGTAAAATTTATATAGAAAAGAGACCTGAAGATCCCTACGAATTCTATAGTTTTCATCAAATGAATTTTAAAAAAACTGAGTTTATTGGTGAAATCTTGTATATAAATTTTATAAAATCTGATCTAAGTGCGGCCTTATTTACGCCAAAAATAGTGACTCAGCATGCATCAAATATGAAGCTTAGTATTGCAATCAAGGAATCGCAATTGGATAGCGCTACATTTCGGCATGTTAAATTTAGCAGTGATAGTATACTTTTAAGACCTGCCTTCTCACAACTTAATTTTGATCAGGTTGAAATGTCAGCAAATTTTTTATTTGCTTTGTATGATAGTGGACAGCGAGATTTTACAGGAATAAAAGCACTGCAAGGGCCGATTCCACAAAAATTAGTCGCACTTCCTGTATTAGGTGCCAAGCTTAAGAAAGAGAGCTTTTTACATCTCTATCGACAAGGATTGCGTGATTTTCGCGGTAGTAATTTAAATAGTTTTTACTTGAGTCAAGTGCTCACCGAACAAGCGATATCGGCCATCGATCTTAAATTAGAAGGCGCTGAATATAAACAATCACCGCTAAGTTGTGTTTCTGGTACGCGCCATAGAAGGAGCATTTTATCTAACCCTTTTTGTACGATACATTTTCTTTTCCAAAAAACCTATATTGAGAAAAGAATTTCAGTGACCGATATTGAAGCATTTGCTGTGCCTAGCCGAGAACGTTTTTCCATAAAAGAGTTAGTATTGGGACCCAAACCACTTTATATATTGTCTGACGAGGTCAATGAAGTGAATTTTTATTGGGGATATCGGCCCGATGAGGATGTGTTCATTAAATTAGACAGCTTTACTAAGAAGAGTATTACTGCATTCGAAGTCTCGGAGCGTAAGAATATTAATCTACGTTTCCATTTTTCTAAAATATTTAGCGATGCAACGCCGTTAAGCGAATTCGCTGATAATATCGGCCGACTGGGATTTTCTGATGTGAAATTGAATTACTATAATCAACACACACAATTATCTCGCGTAGAATTGATAAATGGAAGGCCTACGATCACCACGCTGAGTATGACTCAGCATCAAATCCTACATACCGAAAAATTTCGTGGATTATTAAAAGATGTCAAATTAAATACACGCAAAGCTTATGATAGAGAAGAAGATCGTGCTCGCTTACGCAGTATAAATTCAGAAGTGAGAAGAAAACTAGGATCGGGGTTGAGAACGGGGGTGCGTAATGGCGCTCATTATGAACTAGGAGCAGCGATCATCTACTTCATTGGTGAAGCGATCAATAATCCCAAAACAGCGGATATCCAGTTTATAGACGCAGAAAACAAAACCGTGTTAAAGCTACTGGCCTACCATCTCGCACAAGAAGTAGGCCAGGAAAGAGGTGCCGATGAAAGACAAATAAATCTCACTACGATAGCGGCAGAGCAATGTATCGATCGAGGCGAATGTTCCACTGAAAAACAAGTGATACACGATGTGGTGGATTCTATGCAGCGAATTCGACCTGATTTAATGATAGGCAATGAATACGGTTGGAATATTACCAAAGAGTTCTTCGTCAATATCGGTAGTTATGTATCGGAAAAATTTGATGAGCTAAAGATTTTTTTCACTACGACTCCTAACCGATCACTGCCAACCGATCCCAGCTATTGGGGGCCACCAACAGGTGTTATTCAATTACCAAGAATTCAAAAAAGAAGTCTATATAATTGGTATGAATCTCCGCTGCTGTTGCGATTAATTAAGAATATTGAAAGTGTATTTGGCGGTTTTGAATTTGATTTGCAACAAGATGAATATTTTTCCGAAGCAAAACTAGCAGGCTATTTATCTGAGCTTTGGCAAGCGTTAGCCAGCTGTGGAGTCAGTAATAATGTCACGGAAGAATTTACTTTAAGTCTGTTAGCCAAATTAGAAAATACTAGTTTTTTAGAAAGTCTTCTCATTAGTTCACCGGGGGCGTGTGTTACCGAGATGGAATTTACAACTGCGACAGAGATTCCTTTAGCCGCTACTTTTTCTGCTAAGAGCAGAAGACGCCAGGTTAGAGATATTTCCATAACAGATAAATTTGATTTTGTAAAACAAGAGATAGAAACCGACGACGCGATTCTAGACCTTGCCGATGATTATCTTTTGCAATATGAAAGCAGAAAAAAACAGCCTAAGGAAAATAACCATAGGCAAAAAAATATTAGTGTTAGTTCATTGAATAGGCAACAGCGACTCTCAGAAAATAACAATAGACACATGGTTGAACACGAAAAAAAGTATAAACAAAAAATAAAATTAGATCCAAAACCAAACTCATTAAATAAATATGACAATAAAAATTATCAACAATACAAACCTGCTTTTTTATCGCCTTTTAAATTTTTAAAGCAGCCGTTGCTAGATATAAAAATACAGACTCCCGCGTTTAAAAATAATCAGCTAAGTCCTTTAGGCATAGAGGGTAGGCATTCGAAAAGACAGTTAAAACAAGCGAATGGAAATTATCCTCTTTTACAAAGAGAGCATGCATTTTTTCGTCCAAAACATTCTGGAATAACTGAAGTAACCGCACGTAGCGAGTTACATACTTCTCTTTTTGCTTTAAATTTCTGTATTAAGTGTTTAAACAAAGAAAAAAATTCCTTTTATGCTAATAGGGTTAAAGTTTCAAAACTAGTCAAACTGGAAAAAATGCAAGAACGGAAAATTGAAATTCAAAGAAATTTTTATAAAACATCATTTTCTAAAAAATAA
- the prfA gene encoding peptide chain release factor 1 — MKTSLFNRLTLIVERYEELTALLGDMDVIKDQNHFRDLSKEYVQLGPVVQCFQQYRTNLTILNQAEQCLHDADSAMRELAAEEIKIAQQKQVELEKELERLLLPQDPNDQRNVFLEIRAAAGGDEAAIFAGDLFRMYSRYAENQGWTVEIIHMNPSEQGGYKEIIARIIGTAVYAHLKFESGAHRVQRVPETEAQGRVHTSTCTVAILPEIDVVDDVTINPTDLKIDTFRASGAGGQHVQKTDSAIRITHLPSGLVVECQDERSQHKNRARAMSLLQSKLLAAQKAKQQREEAETRRDLVGSGDRSERIRTYNFPQGRLTDHRINLTLYQLSDIMEGHLEPVIQSLTREYQADELAALGE, encoded by the coding sequence ATGAAGACCTCTTTATTCAATAGATTGACCTTAATCGTCGAACGTTACGAAGAATTAACTGCTTTATTGGGTGATATGGACGTGATTAAGGATCAAAATCATTTCCGTGATTTATCTAAGGAGTATGTTCAGTTAGGCCCTGTCGTACAATGTTTTCAGCAATATCGGACTAACTTAACTATCCTAAATCAAGCCGAGCAATGTTTACATGATGCTGATTCGGCAATGCGAGAGCTTGCTGCAGAAGAAATTAAAATTGCACAGCAAAAGCAAGTCGAATTAGAAAAAGAACTAGAACGCTTGTTGTTACCACAAGATCCTAATGATCAACGGAATGTTTTCTTAGAAATTCGTGCGGCTGCTGGAGGAGATGAAGCGGCTATTTTTGCCGGTGATTTATTTCGAATGTATTCCCGTTACGCAGAAAATCAGGGCTGGACGGTGGAAATTATTCATATGAACCCTAGCGAGCAAGGTGGTTATAAAGAAATTATTGCACGTATTATAGGGACTGCTGTTTATGCACATTTGAAATTCGAATCGGGTGCACATCGCGTGCAGCGTGTCCCCGAAACCGAAGCGCAAGGCAGAGTTCATACATCAACCTGTACGGTGGCGATATTACCCGAGATCGATGTCGTGGATGATGTCACCATCAATCCAACCGATTTAAAAATAGATACGTTTCGTGCTTCAGGCGCTGGAGGACAGCATGTACAAAAAACCGATTCTGCCATTCGTATTACGCATTTACCCTCCGGCTTAGTGGTCGAGTGTCAAGATGAGCGCTCGCAACATAAAAATCGTGCTCGCGCGATGTCTTTGTTGCAATCCAAACTTTTAGCGGCACAGAAGGCCAAGCAACAACGTGAGGAAGCAGAAACACGTCGAGATTTGGTCGGTAGCGGTGATCGTTCAGAGCGTATCCGCACCTATAATTTTCCTCAAGGTCGTTTAACTGATCACAGGATAAATCTAACGCTGTATCAATTATCTGATATCATGGAAGGCCATTTAGAGCCGGTTATTCAATCCTTGACGCGTGAATATCAAGCCGATGAGTTAGCGGCCTTGGGCGAATAA
- the prmC gene encoding peptide chain release factor N(5)-glutamine methyltransferase: MLLISCWRRAIKELSLSSPSAYLDTELLFSHVLGLTRAQLHSQRPDRLLTTRQQKHVKQLIARRQKGEPIAYLLGRQEFWSLSFEVTPEVLIPRPETELLVQQVLASFGTEQRKIADLGTGSAAIVVALALSRPTWEFVATDNSPRALEVAERNIRRYHSQTIELRQGDWCQALLVDEKFDVILSNPPYLAWDDPHWQTECALAYEPKSALISGEKGLNDLEIIIQQARQHLLNGGILFLEHGYQQAAFVEEFFLKYGYQQIKNYKDLAGHQRVSSGKWN, encoded by the coding sequence ATGTTGTTAATTTCCTGTTGGCGTAGGGCAATCAAAGAACTAAGCCTAAGCAGTCCCAGTGCTTATTTAGATACGGAATTGTTATTTTCTCATGTTTTAGGACTGACTCGGGCACAATTACATAGTCAACGTCCGGATAGGTTACTGACAACACGCCAGCAAAAACACGTCAAACAACTGATTGCACGTCGCCAAAAGGGAGAACCGATCGCTTATTTACTAGGCCGACAGGAATTCTGGTCACTGTCGTTTGAAGTGACGCCGGAGGTACTCATACCTCGACCGGAAACGGAGTTATTGGTGCAACAGGTTCTTGCTAGCTTTGGCACTGAACAACGAAAAATAGCGGATTTGGGAACAGGCTCGGCGGCAATTGTTGTCGCATTAGCGTTGAGCAGACCTACCTGGGAGTTCGTTGCAACCGATAATTCCCCCCGCGCTTTAGAGGTTGCCGAACGCAACATACGCCGTTATCACAGTCAAACGATAGAACTACGTCAAGGTGATTGGTGCCAGGCATTATTAGTCGATGAAAAGTTTGATGTTATTCTTAGTAATCCACCTTACCTTGCATGGGATGATCCACACTGGCAAACAGAATGTGCTTTGGCTTACGAACCGAAAAGTGCTTTAATTTCAGGTGAAAAAGGATTAAATGATTTAGAAATTATAATTCAACAAGCACGTCAACATCTTCTGAATGGTGGTATTTTATTTTTAGAACATGGGTATCAGCAGGCGGCGTTTGTTGAGGAATTTTTTTTAAAATATGGCTATCAGCAGATAAAAAATTACAAAGATTTGGCCGGTCATCAACGAGTTAGTAGTGGAAAATGGAATTAA